The nucleotide sequence TACTTGATCTCGGCCGCGTAGTGGTTGCGCAGGCCTGCATCGGTGATCTTGCCCAGCGCCGCCCTTAGCGACTGATCCAGCGCCGCGCGCCGTTCGGGGCTGTCCAGGACGATGCCGTCGGTTTCGCGCTGCCATAGCAGATGCACCAGCGGTTTGGCGTTCTCCACCAACGCGCGCATGGCCCCTGCCCCTTTGTCTCTCAGCAGGTCGTCCGGGTCCAACCCTTCGGGCAGGATGCAAAAGCGCAGCGACTGGCCGGGGCCAATGAGTGGCAACGCGAGGTCGATGAGCCTGAGCGCCGCGCGTTGACCCGCCGTGTCGCCATCGAGCGTGATGATGGGTTCCGGCGCGATGCGCCAGAGCATTTGCAGCTGCATCTCGGTCACCGCCGTCCCCAACGGCGCCACGGTCGCGCCAAAACCCGCCTCGCTGAGCGCGATCACGTCCATGTATCCCTCGGCCACGATCAGCGGCGCGCCCTTGCCGGACGCCTCCCGCGCGGGGCCGTGGTTGTAAAGCGAGCGGCCTTTGTCGAACAGTTCCGTCTCAGGCGAGTTCAGGTATTTGGCGTTATCCGCGGGGTCCATCGCACGGCCACCAAACGCGATGCAGCGCCCCCGCGCGTCGCGGATCGGGTACATGATACGGTTGCGGAACGTGTCGTAGGGCTTCTTTCCCTTGTTGGACGCCTTGGCGAGACCCGCAGCCAAAATCTGGTCTTCCTTGACGCCTTTGCCAGTCAGATGGTCCCACAGATTTTGCCAGCCCTCCGGCGCGAAGCCGATTTCCCAGCGGTCCAGCGCCTGCTCGTTCAGCTGACGGCCCGTCAGATATTCGCGGGCTGCGGTGCCTTGGCTGGTCTTCAGCTGCAGCTTGAAGAACTGCACGGCTTTTTCCATCACATCCGCCAGCTCGGCGCGGCGGTCCTGCTTTTCCTGCGCTTTGGGGTCGCGGGCCGGCATGGTCATGCCGCATTCGCGGGCCATGATCTCAACCGCTTCCATGAAGGAGACGTTTTCGGTTTCCTTGATGAACCCCAGCGCGTCGCCTTTGGCGTGGCAGCCGAAGCAATAGTAATAGCCCTTCTTGTCATCCACGTGGAAGGAGGCTGATTTTTCCTGATGAAACGGGCATGGCGCCCACATGTCGCCCTTGCCGGGCTGCGACTTGCGCGCGTCCCACACGACCTTGCGCCCCACCACCTGCGCGATCGAGGTGCGGGTCTTCAGCTCGTCAAGAAATCCGGGTGGCAGGCTCATGGATCATATATCGGGGCGCGGGCGGGCAGAGTCTAGGGCCTCGGCTAGGGTTCCGGGTTCTTCTTGAAGATCGCCAACAGCAGAAAACAGCACCCCGCCGCGCCGCCCAAACCGGCGATGACCCCCAGCGTCGAGGCCACCAGCACCGGATCGCCGACCATTGGGGTTATCACGGTGATCAACCCGAAGGCCGCCACGCACACGACCAGCCCCAAAAGCCCCAACAAAAGGTAGCGTTTCTTGATGTTGCCGCCCGTCTCGCTCATCGCTTACCCCTTCAACGCCGCCTGCGCGGCCACCGACCGCATGATGGTGGACATCTCGTGCACCAACGTCCCCGCCATCGAGCGGAACACCATCAGGTCATACCCGTCCGAGCGCCGCACAATCACCGCCATCATATGCCCAACCATGGACCGCGCAACGTCGCCCTCATCCATGGCCCCAAAATCCAGCGGGCAGAGCCGCGCCATCACATCCGTAGCCCCGCCGCCCTCCAGCGCCACGCAGGCCCAAGCGTCGGACTGATCCGTGACGGCGGCTTTCAATTTCGGCACCTTGCCGTCCAGCACGAAATACTGGCCTTGGCCGGTCCACAGGACCTCGCCCGTTTTGCCTGTGACGGCGCGCCCCACATCCGGCAGACCAGCGCCGATTGCTTTCTTCAAAGCGGTCGAGACAGCTTTTTCCGCGCCACTCAACGGCGCGACGGAGGTGATGCTGGCGGGCGTCAGCTCCCGCAGCGAGACCTCGCCATGCGCCACAGGAAGCAAACCATCACAAGGGGTTACGGGATCAAGTTTAACCACGTGCTTTCCCTCCCTCTGGGTCCAGAAAGACCGGGTCACAAACCTCCACCAGCGTTTCCACCTGCCGGATATGATCCACCAGTTTGACCGTCTCGCCATGCCGGTTGCGCCCGTTGCGCAGGAAGCCCATGCCCAGCATGCCCATTTCAGGCGAGAAGCCGACAGAGGTGGTGTAGCCCTGCTGGTTTTTGGCATCCGGGGCATCATCTGGCTCAAAGAAAAACGCGCCCGCGTTCAGCTCTTTCACCGCACCGACGGGCTTGATCCCCACCAGCTGTTCGCGCCCGTCGCCAAGCAATCCGGGGCGTTCGGCGGCGGTTTTGCCAATGCAGTCCTTCTTGGCGGAGATCATCCGCCCCATGCCAATATCAAACGCCGTCACCCGGCCATGAATTTCGGCATGCGTGATGAAGCCTTTCTCGATCCGCATGACATTGAGCGCCTCCATCCCGTATGCCCCGCCACCCAGCGGCTTGGCGGCTTCAAGCAGCGCGTCAAAGAGCGCGGCACCGTATCTGGCAGGCACCGCAACCTCATAGGCATGCTCCCCCGAGAAGGAGATGCGGAAGAGCCGCCCCTTCACCTTGCCAACCGACACCTCGCCGCAGCCCATGAAGGGGAAGCTGTCATTGTCGATCTCTTTGTCCAAAACCGCATTCAGCAACTCCCGCGACTTCGGCCCGGCAACGGCAAATTGCGCCCATTGCTCGGTGGTGGAGATGAACTGCACATCCAGATCGGGACGCAGGCATTGATGCACGAACTCAAGATGCCGCATCACCAGCCCGGCCGCTGCCGTGGTGGTGGTCATCACGTAGTGATGTTCCCCCATCCGCGCGCAGGTGCCGTCATCCAGCACATGCCCATCCTCGCGCAGCATCAGCCCATACCGCACCTTGCCAATCTTCAAGGTTGAGAAGGTGTTGGTATAGACGAAATCCAAAAATGCCCCGACATCAGGGCCTTGCAGGTCGATCTTGCCAAGGGTGGACACATCGCAGACCCCCACGGCGCTGCGCACCATGCCCACCTCCCGGTCGCAGGATTGTCGCCAATGCGTCTCCGCCGATTTGGGGAAGTAGGACGGGCGATACCACAGCCCGGCCTCGATCATCGGGGCCTTCATTGCGCGGGATGCCGCGTCCGAGGTGGTCCGGCGTTGCGGCGCGAACCCGTCACCCTGCGCGTAAGCCCCCATCGCCGCGATGGACACAGGCATATAGGGCGGGCGGAAGGTCGTTGTTCCGGTCTCCGGGATGCCCCGACCGGTTGCATCCGCCAGCACAGCCAAGGCCCCGACATTGGAATTCTTGCCCTGATCCGGCGCCATGCCTTGCGTCGTGTAGCGCTTCATATGCTCGACGGATTGCATGTTCTCCTGCGCCGCCAGCTTCACGTCCTTCACGGTCACGTCGTTCTGGAAATCCAACCAGGCGCGGCCTTTGCCCTCCACCGCCCAGAGCGGTTTGATGTTGTAGGGCGCGTCCTCCGCCTCCGGCATACGTGGGGCGCGCGCAGTAATGCCGAGGGCCTTCAACACCTCCTTGGCGCGGAAGATGCCCGACTTCAAACAGCCATGGGTGGAGAAGGTGCCGCCAGCGGAGCCAGCCACTTCCATGCCGGGTATCATACCGGGCTTGGGAATAAATCCGGCAATGTTTTCATTCCATTGCGGGCGTCCGTTCATGTGGCACGTCAGATGCACCGTCGGGTTCCACCCGCCGGAGACGCCCAGACAATCGGCCATCACGTCATCCGAGCCGGACGGCCCCGTGATTGTCACGCCCTCGACCCCCATGCGGCCTTTGACGTTGGAGACCTGGCAGCCCAAATGGATCGGGAAATCGCCCTTGATCTGCGCATCGGTGCGGCTGTCGACATAGGCCGCGATATGCACGCCCGCCGCCGCCAGATCCTGCGCTGTGCGGAACGCGTCGTCATTATTGCCGAAGATCACCGCGCGTTTGCCCGCCGCCACGCCGTAGCGGTTGAGATAGCCGCGCAGGGCCGACGCCATCATCACACCCGGCCGGTCATTGTTGCGAAAGGCCACGGGCCGCTCCATCGCGCCGGCGGCATAGACGCAGCCCTTGGCCACGATGCGCCAGAACGTCTCCACCGGGGCGTCACCCGCCTTGGCCAAATGGTGGGACACCCGTTCAACCGCGCCATAGGTACCGCCGTCATAGGCCCCCGTCACCGTGGTGCGCGCCATCACCCGCACGTTGGGCATCTTGCGCAGCTTGGCAATTTGAGCAGCGGCCCAATCAGCCCCGGGTTGCCCGCCGACCTCGATGGTTTCAAAGTTCAGCCGGCCGCCAAGGCGGAAATCTTCTTCGCAAAGGATCACATCCGCGCCCGCGCCAGCCGCCGTCAGTGCCGCCATGATGCCCGCCGGGCCGGAGCCTATGACCAGCACGTCGCAGAAGGCGAAGGCCTTCTCGTAGTAGTCGTCATTGGCCTGCATCGACAGCTTGCCCAACCCCGCCGCGCGGCGAATGATTGGCTCGTACAGCTTTTCCCAGAAGGCTTTCGGCCACATGAAGGTCTTGTAGTAGAACCCGGCGCTGAGAAATGGCGACAAGAGGTCGTTCAGTTCCAACACATCCCATTCGAGGCTGCCCCAGTGGTTCTGCGACCGCGCGTCCAGCGCGGAGTGCAGCTCTTGCTGGGTCATGCGCACATTGGGGGTGATCTGGTTGCCGCGATGCAGTTCGACCAAACCGTTGGGTTCCTGGCTCCCATCCGACATGATCCCGCGCGGGCGGTGATATTTAAACGACCGCCCCACCAGCTTGATGTCGTTGGCCATAAGTGCGGACGCCATCGTGTCGCCCTCAAACCCGGTGTAGCGATTGCCGTCGAATGAAAACGTCACGCTTTTGGAGCGGTCCACCAGCCCCTTGCCCTCAATCCTCATGACGCCACCTTCGAGGCCAGTTCGACCCCAAAAATCTCATGCGTCGACACATTGCGTTCGATCACCAGCCACGCGCCGCAGCCCGCCTCGTGATGCCACAGGTCCTTGGTCACGCCTGCGGGGTTTTCGCGGAGGTGCAGATAGCGGTGCATCGCGTCCTGGTCGCCCTCCTCCGGACGGTCCAGAAACACATCGGCGCCCATGTAGTAGTACTCGCGCCGGTCGCGGTCGCCGCAAATGGGACAGGTGATCCTCATCTCAATCGCTCCGTGCAAATGGCCGGGTCCACGCGGTCCAGCCTGTAAGAGACGGGCTTGCCGATTTCCTCTGCCAGATCGATGGAGCCGCCGCATTCCTCCCGCTCACCCACTGTCAGGTAAGTGGTGCGGAAGGTCAGACTTTGGGTGGAGACTTTGGTGACCTCCAGCACACCGCCGTCGCAATCAATGCCGCAACGCGTACCCACCTGATCCGCACTCCCCTCAAAGCAGTAGAGCCCTTGATCAACCCATTGGCCCACCAAAGGCCCACCTTTGGCGTGGCCCCCATCGGCAATCAGCGCGGACATCCGGATGTAGCTGTCCCCTGCATCACCCAGTTCGAAGGCCATCACCATGGCCTTGACCACTTGCGCGGGATGTTTGGCCAGATGCGCATCGGAATAGGTCCGCGCGTAGCAGGACTGCATGTCTTGCGCTTGCGCGGGCAGTGCAAAGGCCAAAAGGCTAGTGAAGATTATGTTGCGCACCGGTGGCCTCCTCATCCATCAGGCCTTCGCCCGTTTTGAACCGATCAAACGTGTGGCGCTTGGCGACCTCGTGGGGCGCGTCCTCGGCCATCAGATGCGCCATGCACCAGCCCGATGCGGGCACCGCCTTGAAGCCGCCATAGCACCAGCCGCAATCCATATAGAGGCCCTCCACCTCCGTGCGGTCGATGATGAAGGAGCCGTCGGGCGTCATGTCCATGATCCCGCCCCAGCTGCGCAGCACCTTGGCTTTGCCAATGGCGGGCATCAGCGTCATGCCCGCCTCCATCACATGTTCGACCATCGGCAGGTTGCCGCGTGCGGCGTAGCTTGCGTAGAAATCCAGATCGCCGCCAAAGACCAGCCCGCCCTTGTCGGACTGGCTGACATAGAAATGCCCCATGCCGTAGCTGATGACGTGGTCGATCGCGGGCTTCAGCCCTTCCGACACAAAGGCCTGCAGCACATGGCTTTCAATCGGGACCTCAAGCCCCGCCATGGCCGCGACTTGCGACGACCGGCCAGCGGCCAGAATGCCGACCCGCTTGGCCCGGATCGGCCCGCGCGAGGTCTGCACCCCCTGAACCACGCCGCCCACCACATCGATGCCGGTGACCTCGCAGTTCTGGATCAGGTCGACCCCCATCCGGTCCGCCCCGCGCGCGTAGCCCCACGCCACCGCGTCATGGCGGGCAGAGCCGCCGCGCGAATGCATCAACCCGCCATAAATCGGGAAGCGGGTGTTGTCGAAATCGAGAAAGGGGATCTCCGCGCGCACCTGTTCGGGGCTCCACAGTTCGGCGTCGTCGCCTTGGTTGCGCATCATGTTGCCGCGCCGCGCAAACGCGTCGCGCTGACCGTCGGAATGGCACAGCATGATCACCCCGCGCTGCGACATCATCACGTTGTAATTCAGCTCTTGTTCCAACCCCTCCCAGAGTTTGAGCGAATGGGAATAGAATTCCGAGTTGCCGGGCATGTGATAATTGGCCCGCACGATCGTGGTGTTGCGGCCAATATTGCCGGAGCCGATATAACCCTTTTCCAGCACCGCGATGTTGGTGATCCCGTGGTTCTTCGCCAGGTAGTAGGCGGTCGACAGCCCATGCCCGCCGCCGCCGATGATGATCACGTCATACTCGGATTTGGGTTCGGGCGACCGCCAGACGGGGCCCCACCCCTTGTTGCCGGTCAGGCCCTCTTTGAGAATGCGAAAGGCGTTGTAGCCCATGTGCCGATGTCCCCCGGGATGTGGATCCATTGCAGACAACCACCCTGCCCCTGCGAGATCAATGCGCATATGAGACAAATTCAGGCCTCCCAGCGCCAAAATGAAAAATGGCGGCCACGGGGGCCGCCATTTCGCAATGCTTTGTCAGGGATTATGATCCGACTGGATCGCCATCACCATCATCATCCTCGTCATCATAATCGGTCGAACCGTCCCATTCCCCCTCCTTTTTGAGTTGCGGATGGAAGCGCGGGCGCGTCACGATGACATTCTTGAAGATTTGGTCCGGAATACCGACGCGGAAGATCGGCTGGTAGGACACAAAAGTCTCCGTCACAACAACCGTTTCATACTCGCCCATGATCGGGATCCAGCTGGTGTCGCTGTCCACTTCAGCCTGAGTAAGGTCGGTCATGCCGTTGGGGCCGTAGGACCAGTTGATCTCGTAACCGCTTGTGGTGTCGGAAGAGCTTGGGTTGTAGGTGATGTGGGTAATCCGCATGCGCGGGCGCGCATAGCTTGGGATCATGTAGTCCAGCATCATGTGCATGTTGTCGAGAAACGGCTCATCTACCTCGGACTGGCGGGACAAAACGTCACTGACAGCGTAGCTGGCCTTCATCACCAATGTCTTTTGGCGGAACGCGTCAAACCACACGAAGGACGCGCAGTAGAAGCCGGCCAGCAATGGCAGGATGATGACGGCCTCAACCGTCAACGATCCGTCTTCCTTGCGCAATGGGTCCGAAACGGTGTCCCAGGCGCGGGCGAGTGTTTTGCGGAATTTCAACATTACTTCGGCTCCTGCGCAAAGATTGAGCTAGCCACCAGTTGCATGTTCCCTGCCGGGTCTTTCTTCAGCAGCTTGCCAAGACCAAGGGTCGGCAGCAGCGGGCGCACCACGAAACAGGCGCGCAGGAACATCAGGTCGCTGTCGCCGCCACTGATGACTGATGTCACCGGCAGGGCTGTTTCACTTTTGTCGATGCAGGTCGCGCGAACAGCAGGCAGACTGAATGTGTTGCGGTCGATGACCACCATCTCAACAAGCAGCGAATTGTTGCAATCCTTCAATAGGCCCGCACGTTCACAAATCCGGTCGCGGATTTTCTCCTGCGTGATGTTGGCGCTGCCGGTGCTCAGGCGGATGTCACGCATGGTCATGTCCATGCCGTGCTCCAACATCGTGATGCGGACTGTTGCCATCCCCAGCTCGAAGATCGAGATGAACAGGAAGAAGAACAGCGGCGACATCAGCGCGAATTCGACCGACGCGTTGCCGTCCTCGCTTTTGCTCCGGCGTATCAATTTACACAATTTTCTCATTACTACCTCCGCGACCCTATTGAGTCAGCTTCAAGCGCTGAATGGTCTGGGCAATCTTGCCAAACGCTTCAGAAATTTCAGTACCTTCAACTCGGAAGAAGTCACTCGGCGTACTCGCGCAGTTCTCCATCACGACGGCGGAGGCATCAGACACCTCGAACCCGATCGAGTAGATGATCACGCCTTCGTCCTTGGCGGCGGTACAGGCGTTGTTCAAACGCGTGTTCTTCTCCGACGCATAGACGTAGTCGAGGATGTCGTCGCGGGTGTCGTAATACTCGTTGGCATCCCAGTCGCGGACGTAGTTGTAGTAGTAGGCGAAGTATTTCACGCCGACCTGCTTCCACAGCTCAGGATATGTCAGCCGCTCGTCGCCGCCCTGATTGTACCGGTTGCCGCTGAAATAGTCATAGCTGGTTGAGCCATAAGACATGAAGTAGTTGTTGTCGGGGCCGGCGCGCCATTTGTAGTGCGACAACCAGGACGAATTCGGGTCCAGCCAGATGTCGGAGTCCCCGGAGTCGTAATCCTCGTCAAGCATGTATTGCGTCGTGTTCACGCCGTCGGTCATCACAACCATGATCTTGATCGTGTTCTCGCGGTCATACTCGTATGGGCGATCTTGAAAGGCCACGGGAACGCCGCCAGATGTCAGGTTGGTCGAGTCGTCGGCTAGCGCGTCCACCAGCGGCTCTGCATTGGGGTTCAGGAAGAACGAGCCCCATTTTACGCCAAGGTCGATGGATGTGTTGCCGCCAGCGGTCAGGCTGTTGATCATGGTCTTCAGCTCGGACTTGTTTTGCGACATCAATGTGATTTCGGATTCCTCGGACGTCGGGCAGTTGAACAACCGTGTGGCCCCGTCATCGGACGAGATGTGGTCCAGATCCTTGGTCGTGTAGAACGGATCAAAATGGCCCGAGCGTTGCAGCTCGTCGCGGGTCCCCATCACGGTTGTGCCGTCCAGGCTCAGGTCGCCCAGCGACGCGCCTTCGGCAACATCCGCACTGATTTCCACAGTTGCGAAGTCTTCAGATTTGAAGTCGATGCAATGCGAATAATCGTGCTCGTTGGAGACGTTCAATTCGTTGAGGATATCCTCGCCCGCATTCACCTGCATGTTGTAGGGAATGACGTTGACCGAGATACGGTCCAGGTTGTCATTGGTCAGCAATTCGTCCAGGAACTCACCCGCTGCGGTCTGCAGCGCGGCCAATTTGGTCTGTGTCCCGGTGGCGTCGTCCCAGCCCATCGAGCCGGAGACGTCCAGCACCATGCTGATTTCGACGTCCTTGATGCTTTCTTCGGCAGTACTTGTGCCGGCGGCGGTCATCGACTCGATACCCATCAGGTTGATGAAGAAGCTCTTCACCGTGGTTTCGGCGCTGACGGTCACGATAGAAGACAGGTCCGTGCATGTGCCGGTCACGGTTACCTGATTGCTGTCGATGCCAGATTTTTCGAAATAGTCGCGCGCCACGTCTTCACATGGCAGCGGCTGATTGAGGGAGGCCGCGGCAAGTGCTGCGCGGTCCAGCGTGTATTGCACTTTGGCCCGTTCATGTTCGAACCGCATGAAGTCAACCGCCATGCCGCCCATCCAGAGCATGATCACGAAGATATAGAGGCCGAATATGATCATCCCGCCGCCTTCGTTGCGACGGAACCCCGCCACACGCTGCCAGATGCGGCGTAAGCCGCTGCAATCTGCAGTTGAATTTTTCAAGCCACTCATGACTGCCCTTCCCTGCGCCAGCACGCGCAAATACATACAACGAACGAGATTCGTCCGTCGCTCAATTGACCTGAGCAGTGTGGCTAGAATTGGGCGAAAAATGTTCAAAAAAGGGCAAATTAACCCTTTGTTAATATACAATTAATCGGAATATCGGGGGTTGTTTCCCAACCGTGTCCAATAGCCTGCAAATGGGCAGAATCCAGGGGCAAACGGGCGCAATCTTCTGGCAGCACACTATTTTGGTTACGTTTGCAACCGGCCCGTGTTTATATTTTGCTATATATTTGATCCTACAGATCATCGAATAGCCTTTGACACGTCAGGGAGACGTCATGTCCACAACTCAAGAGCCATCCTTCCGCGATTCAGTCGAACTCATGTACAGCCGGGCCGTCAAGCTCATGGACCTGTCCCCTGGTCTTGAGGAAAAAATTCGGGTCTGCAACGCGACCTACACGGTGCGCTTCGGGGTCCGGCTGCGCGGCGACCTGCACACATTCACCGGCTACCGCGCCGTGCATTCGGAACATATGGAGCCCGTCAAAGGTGGCATCCGCTTCGCCATGGCTGTGCATCAGGACGAGGTCGAAGCGCTCGCTGCGCTCATGACATTCAAATGCGCGCTGGTGGAGACGCCCTTTGGCGGCTCCAAGGGCGGGCTGCGCATCGACCCCAACGAATGGGAGGAGCACGAGCTGGAACAGATCACCCGCCGCTTCGCCTATGAGCTGGCCAAGCGCGACCTGATCCACCCTTCGCAAAACGTACCTGCGCCAGACATGGGCACGGGGGAGCGCGAAATGGCGTGGATGGCCGATCAATATGCGCGGATGAACACCACCGACATCAACGCGCGCGCCTGCGTAACAGGCAAGCCAATCAATGCGGGCGGCATCCAGGGCAGGACGGAGGCCACTGGCCGCGGCGTCGAATACGCGCTGCAGGAATTCTTCCGCTACCCCGAAGATATGGAAAAGGCCGGGCTCAGCGGCACGTTGGCGGGCAAACGCGTGGTGGTACAAGGCCTGGGCAATGTGGGCTTTCACGCGGCCAAGTTCCTCAGCGAGGAGGACGGCTCCCTGATCACTGCCGTGATCGAACGCGACGGCGCGATCATCAATGACGAAGGCCTCGACGTTGAGGCACTGTCGGCCCATATCCGTGCCAATGGCGGGGTGAAGGGCTTTGCAGGCGGCACCTACACGGAGGACGGCAGCGCGGTGCTGGAGAAGGAATGCGACATCCTGATCCCGGCGGCGCTGGAAGGCGTGATCCACATGGGCAACGCAAAAAATATCAAAGCCCCCCTGATTATCGAGGCCGCGAACGGTCCCGTCACCGCTGGCGCAGACGAAATCCTGCGTAAGAAGGGCTGCGTCATCATCCCCGACCTCTATGCCAATGCCGGCGGTGTGACCGTGTCCTACTTCGAATGGGTCAAAAACCTCAGCCACATCCGCTTCGGCCGGATGGAAAAACGCCAGGAAGAGGCGCAACACCGCTTGCTGATCGAAGAGCTGGAGCGGCTGTCTTCCGACAAGGGTCTCGGTTGGGAGCTCAGCCCCGATTTCAAGGCCAAGTTCATGAAGGGCGCGGGGGAGCTGGAACTGGTCCGTTCCGGCCTCGACGACACGATGCGCACGGCCTATCAGGCGATGCGCAAGGTCTGGCACGAACGCGACGAAGTCGAAGACTTGCGCATGGCAGCCTATCTGGTCTCGATCGAACGCATCGCCAGCAGCTACCGCGCGAAGGGTCTCTAGGCTTCTTTCTGCCAAAAATATGCAAATGCGTTGCGCCATTCACAGGTGCTGCGCCCGCATGGTTAACCACCCGCTAAATTTCACGGGCTAAACCCGTCCCCGGATCCAGCGACGGCGAACACCCGTCGCACAACGGCACAGAGGGATTGCGGCAATTCGCATTGGGCTGCCTTGCGATCACCGGTGACAAGGCAAGGCCGCTGGCGGGCAATACCGCTGGGGGAACCGCAAAACCCGTGATGCCAAATAGGGTGGCGCCACCTTTCTTTATTCAGAATACCGAGACACCTTAGCCCGCGCGGCCCAACGGCTGTGACGGGCGCAGGTGCAAGAATTTTCGATCGAAAATTCTTCCGTCAAAACTCTTCGGAGAAGAGTTTTTGCGCTACGGGTCGGCACCTCTCAGCTTCGCGTCGCGACCATCGCCGCTAACGTGTCGGCCATGACCTTGCTCTGCGATCCCG is from uncultured Litoreibacter sp. and encodes:
- a CDS encoding Glu/Leu/Phe/Val dehydrogenase dimerization domain-containing protein; the protein is MSTTQEPSFRDSVELMYSRAVKLMDLSPGLEEKIRVCNATYTVRFGVRLRGDLHTFTGYRAVHSEHMEPVKGGIRFAMAVHQDEVEALAALMTFKCALVETPFGGSKGGLRIDPNEWEEHELEQITRRFAYELAKRDLIHPSQNVPAPDMGTGEREMAWMADQYARMNTTDINARACVTGKPINAGGIQGRTEATGRGVEYALQEFFRYPEDMEKAGLSGTLAGKRVVVQGLGNVGFHAAKFLSEEDGSLITAVIERDGAIINDEGLDVEALSAHIRANGGVKGFAGGTYTEDGSAVLEKECDILIPAALEGVIHMGNAKNIKAPLIIEAANGPVTAGADEILRKKGCVIIPDLYANAGGVTVSYFEWVKNLSHIRFGRMEKRQEEAQHRLLIEELERLSSDKGLGWELSPDFKAKFMKGAGELELVRSGLDDTMRTAYQAMRKVWHERDEVEDLRMAAYLVSIERIASSYRAKGL